The following nucleotide sequence is from Cicer arietinum cultivar CDC Frontier isolate Library 1 chromosome 2, Cicar.CDCFrontier_v2.0, whole genome shotgun sequence.
TTTGTACCCATTCCGACTCCTCTAGTTTGGCTTCCATTAATACTCTTAGCGAGAGGATTTCTACTTAAATGGGTAGCACATCCTCTATTCCATATAGTAGGGAGAAAGGGGTTGCCACAGTTGAAGTGCGTATCAAAGTGTGATAGCCGTGTAGTGCAAACGATAACATCTATTACCAATCTTTGTATGTTTCAACcattttatgaataattttttttgatgtttttgttTGCTTCTTCAACTGCGCCATTCATTTTTTATCAATACGGGGATGAGTTGTAGTGTTGAATTTTAAAGGTGGCACACAATTCatccatcattttgttattcatatATGTGGCATTGTTAGTGAAGATCTTGCTTTATAGGCCAAAACGACATATTAACTCCCTTTTTATGAATTTGACTACCACATTTTTTGTTACATTGTCGTACGAAGCGACCTCTACCCATTTGATAAAGTAATTGATTGCCACCAAGATGAAGCAATATCGGTTCGATCATTCTGATGACATCTATGCCCCACATTGAGAACGACCAGAGCGCTTAAAGGGTGTTCAGGGGCATTGGTGGGGCGTGGATAttatcagcatatatttgacatttattgctttctttacataattaaaacaatctttttctaGGGTGAGCCCGTAATAGCCGACCCGAAGAATCTTTCTAGACATGGCGTTCCCATGCATATGGATCCCCTAAGAGCCATCGTGGACATCTTGTAGAATTTCTTTCGCCTCATTGACATCAACACGTCTAAGGAGTACCATATTATGATTCctcttatacaaaatattttcattcaCAAAAAAGCTCGTGGTTAATCGTCTCATAGTTCTTTTCTCATGATATTCTGGGAAGATATTCTCTATTTATAAGATAATGTTTGATGTCATAATACCACAGTTTCTCATCAGTTTCTTCTTCCACTATGTGGCAGTAGGTAGGATGATCTCGACTCTCCATTTTAATGGGTGGGATTTCATCATTTCGAATTATTTGAAACATCGAGGATAAAGTAGCCAAAACACCAGCCAATTGATTGTTTTCACAAGGGACATGGTGAAAAGTGATTTTGTCAAATTGTAAAGACAATTCTTTTATGTAGGTAAAATAAGGTATTAACTTCTTATCTTGAGTTTCCCATTCTTGGTTAAGATGATTAATGACTAGGGCTGAATCTCCATATACTTCCTGAACTCTCACTTTTGATTCCAAAGCCACCAAAATTCCCATGGCACAAGCTTCATATTCTGCCATATTATTGGTACAATCAAAATACAAGCCTGTTGTGATAGGCATGAACTGTTTTTTGGTAGATATTAAAATAACCCCAATCCCATGCCACATTATGTTTGAGGCCCCGTTGAAAAACAAGGTCTATTTTCCATTATCGTattcttcaaacaaaaccatgATGCATTCGTCTGGGAATTAGCATTGAACTTTCTAAGTCTTTTGAAGAGTTTCTTTAAATCAATAACATGTTTTTATTCTGTTTGTGACTTAGCAATCATATAATCTACATACAATTCTACCTCTTTATGTATCATGTCATGGAACAGGGTTACCATAGCTCTTTGGTAGGTCGCCCCAACATTCTTCAGACCAAAAGGCATTACTTTGTAACAAAATGTTCCCCAAGGGGTTATGAAAGTGgttttttccatatcttcaGCTGACATCTTAATTTGATTATACCAAGAGAAACCATCCATAAAAGAAAATAGTGAATGGCGAGCCGTATTGTCAACAAAAATATCAACGTGAGGTAACAGGAAATCATCTTTAGGATTGGCTTTGTTAAGGTCCCTATAGTCGACACACATTCGAACTTTGCCATCCTTTTTCGGCACCGTTACGATATTGGCTATCCATTGGGGATAATTTTGCTTGATCGGAGAAAAATCGGGGTTTAAGGACAACTTATGCTCCACTAGGCTAGTATCCAATccaggcatatcctgatatATATGACCAGACAAAAACATCTTTGTATTCATGTAGGAGTTGGATTTGTTCGTGATACACTTATTTCTTTAAGATGGTGCCGACtttaatttctttctttatttcttctgTCCCTAGATTAATCATTTCTATTGGTTCCTCATAGGGCATTATACCATTGGCTTCCTGTTCTACCGATCTTAACAACTCTAGAGGAGGTTCATAATATTCTTCACTATCTTTTTCTGCCTGACTAACAAGATGGTCAAAATTATGCAACGAGATCTTAGTACAATCATTTGTGAATGAACTATTCCCAAATCTGCAAGATTCAAGGCTAGGATAAGGAGgaaaaaaaagaacaattttGCCGAACGAATGTTAAAATATGTGAGCGGTAAGAAAGAACAATAAGAATACAAAATAAGAATGCATTTATTGAAATTCAAAGTATTGGCAAAAGAAAATTGTGTCCATCCTAAATATAATGAAGCATCTTAAGGTCTTAGTAACTATAAGGATGCTTTTAGAATTACATGGAAATTGCATTAAATATTATAGgcaacttaaatattttctaattctTGATTTCTGCTCCTAAACCACATGGACGAATCCAATTAGCATCCTCAATGAACATGTAATCTCTAGCTGCTGCAATATGGATCTCACTTGTTGGTCTTACACTTTGGAAACTTTGTTGGATGTCACAGATAGGGATCCTTTCAATTCTTGGCTCTCAATTTCCAATTCGAGCTAATCTTTTTTCTCTTGACCAATCTTCGTTTGTCAGCCTTGGTAGGTTTGTAGCCTAAACTACACTTATCTCTATTCTTATGGAGTTCCACCAGTTCTTTGAGCCCTTCTTCATTCTTCCCTAACTCGTGCCATGGATGGTGTCCTCTACTCAACATGAACTTAGCCACCATAATAGCAGCGTTTGACACATGTGGTTCTATATGTGTCGTCTCGACGTAAGCGATGTCCATgatttctagtgtttggaagCCAATCTCTAGAGTTTCTTCTGTTGTCTCAATATAAGATGTGGTGGAAAACTTACTCACCAACAAGTCTTCTTCTCCTGACATGATTACCAATTGGTCATTTACCATATATTCCAGCTTTTGATGTTAGGTTGATGGCACTACCTCGACAGAATGGACCCATTGCCTTCCCAACAAGCAACTATAGGTGGGTATAATATCCATCACATGAAACGTGATTTCAAATGTGACTAGGCCTATTTGAATTGGGGGTTCAACAAGTAAGCCTATCAGATTGTACTTGCACTTGCTTGACTTCGAGAGTGATCTTGCTTTATGCACTTTATGAAGCAAAGTGTTCGGCCTTCAAATTCTGGAATAATTCttgcttagattgatccttgtaTATTTCTAATGAAGATATGAAATGGATAAACACTTCATGGAACTaatcttttacataaaaatctgatcattcttgtttatgTCAGATGTGGAGCACGTTCTTCATTTTCCAAAGAtgtgtcaagaatgttcttcattttACTGATTTTTCTTTCatgattttaatgagatttgctttgtaatgcttggtacgtatcttgttttaacacacttaaatacacatgttaaataccaaaacacttataatcataattagaagtcttaattaaccttttgtttaattataatcaaaacattaatttgggattttgtctcaacaatctctcactttttgatgatgacaacaAATGTTAATTCAGATTTTAATTTGGATTCTACTAATAATTAAGAGAGCATTTTAGTAAAAACTCCCCCTCAATATGTGCTAATCCTTTGaaccaaataattatttttcattgatataacaataaattttttggtCATTACAAGgtggttcaaaaaaaaaaagaatacaaaaGTAGTCATACAAAAAGAACTTATGATCTTACTTAAAATCTAAATAACTTATCCCCTTTTGTCATGGAAAAAAGAAATAGGAGAGTTAATCTAAAGCTAAATCAAAGACAAAGAAGGTGAAGACCTCTCAAATGATGGAGACAAGGACGACTGAGGTATGTATGGAATAGTTGGAGAAGGATTAGGCATGGGAGGCTCAAGTCAAAGCTTGGGAGTAAGCTAGGTAGCCATATAGTCTTGCAAAATAGCTTTCTTTTTCTCCTGATGAGCTTGCATAGCTATGATAGTTTGAAGTGCAAGCAAAGACTCGAGGATT
It contains:
- the LOC101498927 gene encoding uncharacterized protein → MWHGIGVILISTKKQFMPITTGLYFDCTNNMAEYEACAMGILVALESKVRVQEVYGDSALVINHLNQEWETQDKKLIPYFTYIKELSLQFDKITFHHVPCENNQLAGVLATLSSMFQIIRNDEIPPIKMESRDHPTYCHIVEEETDEKLWYYDIKHYLINREYLPRIS